The Candidatus Omnitrophota bacterium DNA segment CGTCGGTAGTCCTCCTACTTAAATGTTCCATTCCTGCTTCGGTATCTATGACCACAACTTTATAATTGCGCGAAATTTTACTCAAGTATTCTCTCAAAAGATGATTTATTGCACAATAGCATCCCGGCCCCTCGGGACGTCCCATAGCCAGTAAATCAACTTTATCAGATTCTACCAAAATTTCATTTATCCTTCGAAAAACAAACTCATTCTTTGTTTCCCTCGTATCGGTTTTATTTTCTAATACTTCCTCTCTTACATCAGCAATTGTTTCTGTAAGTTCCAAGTCCAAAGCAATATTTAAGTTGGAATTTGGATCGGCATCTACAGCCAAAATAGGAGTCAATTTTCTTTCAATAAAGAATTTTATAGTTAATGCAGCCAACGTTGTCTTACCTGAACCACCTTTTCCAGAAAAAGCAATCCTTAAACTCATAACTTAGTTATTTGTTTTGAAAGAATCTTCTTAATTGATGGAAACTTATCTATGTCTGTATGCGGTAAGAACAAAGAGGCGCTATAATTGTTCATAAATTCGGCGTTGGTGCTTAAATCAATATAGGTCATTTTCCTGGCAATACTTTCTATCTCTTCATAAGCTTCCTGAGAAAGTAAACAAATCTTTGCACCCGTAAGAGAAGAATTACCCAAAAAGATAAATCTTTCACGAGGCAAATCAGGCAATAATCCAATCATTACTGCTTTTTCTATATCCAGATATGTCCCC contains these protein-coding regions:
- a CDS encoding AAA family ATPase, whose translation is MSLRIAFSGKGGSGKTTLAALTIKFFIERKLTPILAVDADPNSNLNIALDLELTETIADVREEVLENKTDTRETKNEFVFRRINEILVESDKVDLLAMGRPEGPGCYCAINHLLREYLSKISRNYKVVVIDTEAGMEHLSRRTTDDLDILFIVATIDPVSLTASFRIQDITQKLKLKIKNKYLILNRFNSASPAFEKFEKESLNLLGTIPEDEELNSCWKEGGSIIKIENSIAFQKLSELLFKFI